A stretch of the Gammaproteobacteria bacterium genome encodes the following:
- a CDS encoding KpsF/GutQ family sugar-phosphate isomerase — METGRTVIETERDAVARLLSSLDENFAAGCRLILACKGRTVVTGMGKSGHIARKVAATMASTGTPAFFVHPGEAGHGDIGMVTDQDVAVIISHSGETEELVTLLPVLKRLGVPLVAITGKPSSLLATKADVSIHAGIEEEACPFGLAPTASTTAALVLGDALAIALVQARGFSMEDFARSHPRGSLGRKLLLVSDIMHTGKEIPRVAPDTALPEALLEMTAKSLGVTAVADGDGRIAGIFTDGDLRRALDSKVDIHQLRIAQAMTRDCKTVPPDCMAVEALRMMETNRINALLVADEDRRLVGILNMHDLLRARVV; from the coding sequence CTGGAGACCGGGCGCACCGTGATCGAGACGGAAAGGGACGCGGTGGCGCGCCTGCTTTCCTCTCTGGACGAAAACTTTGCCGCCGGCTGCCGGCTGATCCTGGCCTGCAAGGGCCGCACCGTGGTAACGGGCATGGGGAAATCCGGGCATATCGCCCGCAAGGTCGCCGCCACCATGGCCAGCACCGGGACCCCTGCCTTTTTCGTACACCCCGGCGAGGCCGGGCACGGAGATATAGGCATGGTCACGGACCAGGACGTGGCGGTGATCATTTCCCACTCCGGGGAAACGGAAGAGCTGGTCACCCTGCTGCCCGTGCTGAAACGCCTGGGGGTGCCGCTCGTCGCCATCACCGGCAAACCGTCCTCCCTGCTGGCAACGAAGGCGGACGTAAGCATTCATGCCGGGATCGAGGAAGAGGCCTGCCCGTTCGGGCTTGCGCCCACGGCCAGCACGACGGCGGCACTGGTCCTCGGCGACGCGCTGGCCATTGCCTTGGTGCAGGCGCGCGGCTTCAGCATGGAGGATTTCGCCCGCTCTCACCCCAGGGGCTCCCTGGGCCGGAAACTGCTTCTGGTTTCGGACATCATGCACACCGGCAAAGAAATCCCCCGCGTGGCGCCGGACACGGCCCTGCCCGAGGCCCTGTTGGAGATGACGGCCAAAAGCCTGGGAGTGACCGCGGTCGCCGACGGGGACGGCCGCATCGCGGGCATTTTCACCGACGGCGACCTGCGGCGCGCTCTGGACTCAAAAGTGGATATCCACCAGCTGCGCATCGCTCAGGCAATGACCCGCGACTGCAAGACCGTGCCGCCCGACTGCATGGCGGTGGAAGCCTTGAGGATGATGGAGACCAACCGGATCAACGCCCTGCTGGTTGCCGACGAAGATCGCCGGCTGGTTGGCATATTGAATATGCACGACCTGCTGCGCGCCCGCGTCGTGTGA
- a CDS encoding phosphotransferase: MQNRSNRLNRLKLWGAGALGVEAETCGIRPASEDASFRLYYRLTFPGGHCIAVYSPPEREDNRAFLDVAKRLRDGGLNVPEVIATDLERGFLLLSDLGERTYLDALATEDPEPLYEDALAALARMQRRADASGLPDYDRPLLLGEMELFERWLLREHLQLRLQKADAALLRRSFSLLADAALAQPRVFVHRDYHSRNLMRMADGNPGILDFQDAVYGPYSYDLVSLLKDCYICWPPARVRRWACSYLRRAQGLGLYARIGEEEWLRDFEWMGMQRHLKAAGIFARLWLRDGKRDYLPHLPRTLAYIVAAQGAQAPLPELRAWLRERALPRLERAPQ, encoded by the coding sequence ATGCAGAATCGTTCCAACAGGCTGAACAGGCTGAAATTGTGGGGGGCAGGGGCGCTGGGGGTCGAAGCGGAGACCTGCGGCATACGCCCGGCGTCCGAAGACGCCAGCTTTCGCCTCTACTACCGGCTGACATTTCCGGGAGGGCATTGCATCGCCGTCTATTCGCCCCCCGAGCGGGAAGACAACCGGGCCTTCCTGGATGTGGCGAAGCGGCTGCGGGACGGCGGGCTCAACGTCCCCGAGGTGATCGCAACCGACCTGGAGCGGGGATTTCTGCTGCTGAGCGACCTGGGGGAGCGTACCTACCTCGATGCGCTGGCGACCGAAGACCCGGAGCCGTTGTACGAAGACGCCCTGGCGGCCCTGGCGCGGATGCAGCGCCGGGCGGATGCCTCCGGTCTCCCTGACTATGACCGCCCTTTGCTGCTCGGGGAGATGGAGCTTTTCGAGCGCTGGCTGTTGCGCGAGCACTTGCAGCTCAGGCTGCAAAAAGCCGATGCGGCCCTGTTGCGGCGCTCTTTTTCCCTGCTGGCCGACGCCGCCCTGGCCCAGCCGCGCGTCTTTGTGCACCGGGATTACCACTCCCGCAACCTGATGCGGATGGCGGACGGCAACCCCGGGATTCTGGACTTTCAGGATGCGGTGTACGGCCCTTATAGCTACGACTTGGTATCGCTGCTCAAGGATTGCTATATATGCTGGCCCCCCGCCCGGGTGCGGCGCTGGGCCTGTTCCTATCTGCGCCGGGCGCAGGGCCTGGGTCTGTACGCGCGAATCGGCGAGGAGGAATGGTTGCGGGATTTCGAATGGATGGGGATGCAACGCCACTTGAAGGCGGCGGGGATTTTCGCCCGTCTCTGGCTGCGCGACGGCAAGAGAGACTACCTGCCGCACCTGCCGCGGACCCTTGCCTACATCGTCGCGGCGCAGGGGGCGCAGGCGCCGTTGCCGGAGTTGCGCGCCTGGCTCCGGGAGCGGGCGCTCCCCAGGCTGGAACGGGCGCCGCAATGA
- the lptB gene encoding LPS export ABC transporter ATP-binding protein, translated as MEARRLAKRFRSGGGGIEDIDLRVATGEIVGLLGPNGAGKTTCFNIVVGLLAQDSGSILLDGREIGHLTIERRARLGLGYLPQEASVFRKLSAGDNIAAILELRRDLDRGQQRELLEELLRRFQISHLRRQLGERLSGGERRRLEIARALAANPRFLLLDEPFAGIDPISVHGLQQIAQQLCSSGLGILITDHNAREVLQICHRSYIVSGGRIAVQGRPQEILTNDKALRLYLGKRAHI; from the coding sequence CTGGAAGCCCGGCGCCTGGCAAAGAGATTCCGCTCCGGCGGGGGCGGGATAGAAGACATAGACCTGCGGGTCGCGACAGGCGAAATCGTGGGGCTGCTGGGCCCCAACGGCGCCGGCAAGACCACTTGCTTCAATATCGTCGTAGGGCTGCTGGCTCAGGACAGCGGCAGCATCCTCCTGGACGGGCGCGAGATCGGCCACCTGACCATCGAGCGGCGGGCGCGCCTGGGGCTGGGATACCTGCCGCAGGAGGCGTCGGTATTCCGCAAACTGAGCGCCGGGGACAATATCGCGGCGATCCTGGAACTGCGCCGCGACCTGGACCGCGGCCAGCAGCGGGAGCTGCTGGAGGAACTCTTGCGGCGGTTCCAGATCTCCCACCTGCGCCGCCAGCTGGGGGAGCGCCTCTCGGGCGGGGAACGGCGCCGGCTGGAGATCGCCCGGGCGCTGGCGGCAAACCCCCGCTTCCTGTTGCTGGACGAGCCATTCGCGGGCATAGACCCCATCTCCGTCCACGGCCTGCAGCAAATCGCGCAGCAACTTTGCAGCTCGGGCCTGGGCATCCTGATTACGGATCACAATGCCCGGGAGGTGCTGCAGATCTGCCACCGCTCCTATATCGTCAGCGGCGGGCGCATCGCCGTACAGGGCCGCCCGCAAGAGATCCTCACCAACGACAAGGCGCTGCGCCTCTACCTGGGGAAGCGGGCCCATATCTAG
- a CDS encoding RNA polymerase factor sigma-54, with protein sequence MKFELKVQLGQRLALTPKLQQSIRLLLLSNLELRTEIQQALESNIMLEEAEDGGAEENAGAARDERQERAAGEESGNAPEAEEGEAAAMPEDIPAELPMDSDWGEIYDGPARPAGSGNRALEPQESLGTGRQTLHDLLERQLNLLPLDPTEHALAAAIVGAIDEKGYLTTGLEELRDTLGGDARLESLEGILAQIQEFEPPGVGARTLQECLLLQLGQLPPDTPWRQQASRLVSDYFDLLAAGDFAAIGKALGLPPEQLQETVNLVRSLDPRPGTQSQEADIKYVIPDLIAKKERGRWKVEYNAGAAPKLRVNRLYQELARNGCNGEDRRSLKTHLQEARWFIKSLRTRADILRRIAACIVERQQDFLEHGESAMRPMVLNDIAEELNLNESTVSRATTEKYILTPRGMYELKYFFSSSLGKGQDSRSSTAVKAVLKGIIAAEPPGSHLSDRRLAELLAQQGIRVARRTVAKYRESLGISDCRGRKKIAKVAKAAKLERRAQRPAPHGPA encoded by the coding sequence ATGAAATTCGAGTTGAAAGTGCAACTGGGCCAGCGGCTGGCCCTGACCCCAAAGCTGCAGCAGAGCATCCGCCTGTTGCTGCTCTCCAACCTGGAATTGCGCACGGAGATCCAGCAAGCCCTGGAATCCAACATCATGCTGGAAGAGGCCGAAGACGGGGGGGCGGAAGAGAATGCCGGCGCCGCGCGCGACGAGCGGCAGGAGCGGGCCGCCGGAGAAGAATCCGGCAACGCGCCCGAGGCGGAGGAAGGAGAGGCCGCCGCGATGCCCGAAGACATCCCCGCGGAACTCCCCATGGACAGCGACTGGGGGGAAATCTACGACGGCCCCGCCCGGCCTGCGGGTAGCGGCAACCGCGCCCTGGAGCCGCAGGAATCCCTGGGCACGGGGCGGCAAACCCTGCACGACCTCCTGGAGCGGCAGCTGAACCTGCTGCCCCTGGACCCGACCGAACACGCCCTGGCCGCCGCCATCGTCGGCGCGATTGACGAAAAAGGTTACCTGACCACGGGGCTGGAAGAATTGCGCGATACCCTGGGCGGAGACGCGCGGCTGGAAAGCCTGGAGGGCATCCTGGCGCAGATACAGGAATTCGAGCCGCCGGGGGTCGGCGCCCGCACCCTGCAGGAATGCCTGCTCCTGCAACTGGGACAGCTGCCTCCCGACACCCCCTGGCGGCAACAGGCCTCCCGGCTGGTCTCCGATTACTTCGACCTCCTCGCCGCCGGCGACTTCGCCGCCATAGGCAAAGCGCTGGGACTGCCGCCGGAGCAACTGCAAGAGACGGTCAATCTGGTCCGCTCCCTGGACCCGCGCCCCGGCACGCAGAGCCAGGAAGCCGACATAAAGTACGTGATCCCCGACCTGATCGCGAAGAAAGAGCGAGGCCGCTGGAAGGTCGAATACAATGCCGGCGCGGCGCCCAAGCTGCGCGTCAACCGCCTGTATCAGGAACTGGCGCGCAACGGCTGCAACGGCGAAGACCGGCGCTCGCTGAAGACCCACCTGCAGGAGGCCCGCTGGTTCATCAAAAGCCTGCGAACGCGCGCCGATATTCTGCGCCGAATCGCCGCCTGCATCGTCGAACGGCAGCAAGACTTCCTGGAACACGGGGAAAGCGCCATGCGGCCCATGGTACTGAACGACATCGCGGAGGAATTGAACCTGAACGAATCCACCGTCTCCCGCGCCACCACAGAAAAATATATACTGACCCCCCGAGGCATGTACGAACTCAAGTATTTCTTCTCCAGTTCCCTGGGCAAGGGACAAGACTCCCGCTCCTCCACGGCAGTCAAGGCCGTGCTGAAAGGGATCATTGCGGCCGAGCCGCCGGGAAGCCACCTCAGCGACCGCAGACTGGCGGAATTGCTTGCCCAGCAGGGAATCCGTGTCGCCCGCCGGACCGTGGCAAAGTACCGGGAGAGCCTGGGCATCTCCGACTGCCGCGGCCGCAAAAAGATCGCAAAGGTCGCGAAGGCCGCGAAGCTCGAGCGCCGCGCGCAGCGGCCTGCGCCGCACGGCCCGGCATGA
- a CDS encoding calcium/sodium antiporter, whose translation MLVNCLALLVAVALLAYGADRFIVGAAGISTRLRLPRLLTGVVIVSTATSAPELLVSGVAAWQGRLGIAIGNALGSNIVNSSLVLGTTALILPIAVTSKTLAREYWVMLLAYLAFLVAVWDTQLARWEGGLVLACLAFLLWFISAAALRLRSGDELAHELERAAQRPALSLWGELFALAGGLIMLLIAAELLVWSATRIAKTFGIGDLIIGLTLAALGTSLPELAASLASAFRNEVEIAIGNIIGSNIFNILGVTGVTAIISPGALEQAILHRDFPVMLGLALLMGLFLFGIGKRRINRIEGGVLLSCFLAYQYWLYLSFRHGGALVP comes from the coding sequence ATGCTAGTAAATTGCCTGGCCCTGCTCGTCGCCGTCGCCCTGCTTGCCTACGGGGCGGACCGCTTCATTGTCGGGGCGGCGGGGATTTCGACGCGGTTGCGGCTCCCCCGTCTGCTGACGGGAGTGGTCATCGTCAGCACCGCCACCTCGGCCCCCGAGTTGCTCGTCTCCGGGGTAGCGGCCTGGCAGGGAAGGCTGGGGATCGCCATCGGCAATGCGCTGGGTTCGAACATCGTCAATTCCTCCCTGGTGCTGGGGACCACCGCCCTGATCCTGCCGATTGCCGTCACTTCCAAGACCCTGGCGCGAGAATACTGGGTTATGCTGCTGGCCTACCTGGCTTTCCTGGTCGCGGTCTGGGACACGCAGCTCGCCCGATGGGAGGGCGGCCTGGTGCTGGCATGTCTGGCGTTTCTGCTCTGGTTCATATCCGCCGCCGCCCTGCGGCTGCGTAGCGGCGACGAACTCGCCCACGAACTGGAGCGCGCCGCGCAACGCCCGGCGCTTTCCCTGTGGGGAGAGTTGTTCGCCCTGGCCGGGGGCCTGATCATGCTGCTGATCGCCGCCGAACTGCTGGTCTGGAGCGCCACGCGCATCGCCAAGACCTTCGGGATCGGCGACTTGATCATCGGCCTGACCCTGGCCGCGCTCGGCACCAGCCTGCCGGAGTTGGCCGCCTCGCTGGCCAGCGCCTTCCGCAACGAGGTGGAAATTGCCATAGGAAACATTATCGGGTCCAATATCTTCAATATCCTGGGAGTGACTGGAGTGACGGCGATCATTTCCCCTGGCGCCCTGGAACAGGCGATCCTGCACCGCGACTTTCCTGTAATGCTGGGGCTCGCCCTGCTCATGGGGCTGTTCCTGTTCGGCATCGGCAAACGCCGGATCAACCGCATCGAAGGCGGTGTCCTGCTGAGCTGTTTCCTGGCCTACCAATACTGGCTTTACCTGTCGTTCCGGCACGGAGGCGCCCTTGTCCCGTAG
- the lptC gene encoding LPS export ABC transporter periplasmic protein LptC, producing the protein MTARRPMRSPGFLDRGTAAAMLAIAAAVAGSGSLAWWASGDTAAAPADAAGPAYSVAQPDSLILDERGRPKYRLYGDALRGLARGKRSELTAPRLEIYAEGAPPWFLLAERAWIEEEDRTILLEGKVRIWKGAEEKGTATVCLETEDVRLYPDERRARTRRPVRAYRPGAALAARGMRADLAQGRLELLGEVRGTLAPRPGGGGDPVGGGGGQLLRQCLDPGAGPGTAYRDGSGNGRT; encoded by the coding sequence GTGACGGCCCGGCGCCCTATGCGCTCTCCAGGGTTTCTGGACCGCGGCACGGCGGCAGCCATGCTGGCCATCGCGGCGGCCGTCGCCGGCAGCGGCTCGCTCGCCTGGTGGGCGAGCGGCGACACCGCCGCGGCGCCCGCGGACGCCGCTGGGCCGGCCTATTCGGTAGCGCAGCCCGACAGCCTGATCCTGGACGAACGGGGAAGGCCAAAATACCGGCTCTACGGGGACGCGCTGCGCGGCCTGGCACGGGGCAAGCGCAGCGAACTCACGGCGCCCCGCCTGGAGATCTATGCCGAGGGCGCCCCGCCCTGGTTCCTGCTGGCCGAACGGGCCTGGATAGAAGAGGAAGATCGCACTATCCTTCTAGAGGGAAAGGTACGCATATGGAAGGGTGCAGAAGAAAAAGGAACCGCGACCGTCTGCCTGGAAACGGAAGACGTGCGCTTGTACCCCGATGAGCGCCGCGCGCGAACGCGGCGACCGGTGCGGGCGTACCGCCCCGGGGCCGCCCTGGCCGCCCGGGGAATGCGCGCCGACCTGGCGCAAGGGCGGCTGGAGCTGCTGGGCGAAGTGCGGGGAACGCTGGCGCCGCGCCCGGGCGGCGGCGGGGATCCTGTTGGCGGCGGCGGCGGCCAGCTTCTGCGGCAATGCCTGGACCCTGGCGCTGGACCGGGAACAGCCTATCGAGATGGAAGCGGAAACGGGCGAACTTGA
- the rapZ gene encoding RNase adapter RapZ translates to MERLRQLIVITGLSGAGKTVALHTLEDFGYYCIDNLPVGLIPYLLQPPGKEERRFPSGKAALGIDTRALKEDLSQLPDTLRELKAQGINVFLLFLESHEERLVERFQKTRRRHPLERAEVPLAQAIQQERQLLGSLREWADLRLDTSRIHSHDLSRIIRQTLEPHAAATFLLHLASFGYRNGLPRDADFVFDARGLPNPYWETRLRALTGQDPSVAAFLDRQQAAQSFLAQLVEFLEHCIPSFESTNRISLSVAVGCTGGQHRSVYVVERLAQLFLERGRQAVVRHRDIPAASGTARAS, encoded by the coding sequence ATGGAACGACTGCGACAATTGATCGTCATCACCGGGCTTTCCGGCGCCGGCAAGACCGTCGCGCTGCATACCCTGGAGGATTTCGGGTATTACTGCATAGACAACCTGCCCGTAGGGCTGATCCCGTACCTGCTGCAACCGCCCGGAAAGGAAGAGCGCCGCTTCCCCTCCGGCAAGGCGGCGCTGGGGATTGACACCCGCGCCCTGAAGGAAGACCTGTCGCAACTGCCGGATACGCTGCGCGAACTGAAGGCCCAGGGCATCAACGTCTTCCTGCTGTTTCTCGAGTCGCACGAGGAACGCCTGGTCGAGCGCTTCCAGAAAACCCGCCGCCGGCATCCCCTGGAGCGCGCGGAAGTCCCCCTGGCGCAGGCCATCCAACAGGAACGGCAATTGCTGGGCTCGCTCAGGGAATGGGCGGACCTGCGGCTCGATACCTCCCGGATACACTCCCACGATTTGTCCCGGATCATCCGACAAACCCTGGAGCCGCATGCCGCCGCGACCTTTCTGCTGCACTTGGCATCCTTCGGCTACCGCAACGGCCTGCCCCGAGACGCCGACTTCGTATTCGATGCCCGGGGACTGCCCAACCCCTACTGGGAAACGCGCCTGCGCGCCCTCACGGGGCAAGACCCCTCGGTGGCCGCATTCCTGGACCGGCAGCAGGCGGCGCAGAGCTTCCTCGCCCAGCTCGTGGAATTCCTGGAGCACTGCATCCCTTCCTTCGAGAGCACAAACCGCATTTCCCTGTCGGTGGCCGTAGGCTGCACCGGCGGCCAGCATCGTTCGGTCTATGTCGTAGAGCGGTTGGCGCAGCTGTTTCTGGAGCGCGGCCGCCAGGCGGTGGTGCGCCACCGCGACATACCGGCGGCGTCCGGCACGGCGCGCGCATCCTGA
- a CDS encoding HAD-IIIA family hydrolase produces the protein MNRLPPELREQAARARLIIFDVDGVLTDGALHLGTDGNEYVSFHVRDGLGFALLHHSGLETAVISGRNSEVVRARLAALGVGLCYLGRNDKGPACQEMLEHFDLAPARAAYVGDDLVDLPAMETVGLSIAVADAHPLVKERADWVTRCGGGRGAAREVCEAILDAQGAWEGTLATYLARGRAAPGATK, from the coding sequence GTGAACCGCCTGCCCCCAGAGCTGCGGGAGCAAGCGGCGCGCGCCCGCCTGATTATATTCGACGTGGATGGCGTACTGACCGACGGCGCCTTGCATCTGGGAACGGACGGCAACGAATACGTGTCTTTCCATGTCCGCGACGGCCTCGGCTTTGCCTTGCTGCACCACTCGGGACTGGAAACGGCCGTGATCTCGGGGCGCAATTCCGAAGTGGTGCGCGCGCGGCTCGCCGCCTTGGGCGTCGGGCTGTGCTACCTGGGACGCAACGACAAGGGCCCGGCCTGCCAGGAGATGCTCGAGCACTTCGATTTGGCCCCCGCTCGCGCCGCATACGTGGGCGACGACCTGGTGGACCTCCCGGCCATGGAGACCGTCGGTCTCTCCATCGCGGTGGCAGACGCCCACCCCCTGGTCAAAGAGCGCGCCGACTGGGTCACCCGTTGCGGCGGCGGGCGCGGGGCGGCGCGCGAAGTCTGCGAGGCGATCCTGGACGCGCAGGGGGCCTGGGAAGGAACGCTCGCCACCTACCTGGCCCGGGGCCGCGCCGCGCCCGGGGCAACCAAGTGA
- a CDS encoding PTS sugar transporter subunit IIA codes for MPAGNGTSRIGRILSPERILCRQKINNKKCALEALAKLLASGDQGLCQNKICETLLERERLGNTALGKGVALPHACMSYISEPIGAFLQLDKKIDYAAADQTQVDLIFGVLVPNDAAQQKPHYLEALAETLLDDKIIRALRRRYPASKIYELLTQNGQ; via the coding sequence ATGCCCGCGGGCAACGGCACGTCGCGGATCGGCCGAATCCTTTCGCCGGAAAGGATTCTGTGCCGGCAGAAGATCAACAACAAAAAGTGCGCGCTGGAAGCGCTGGCGAAACTGCTCGCCAGCGGCGACCAGGGCCTGTGCCAGAACAAGATCTGCGAGACCCTGCTCGAGCGGGAACGGCTGGGCAACACCGCGCTGGGCAAGGGGGTGGCGCTGCCCCATGCGTGCATGAGCTACATTTCCGAGCCCATCGGCGCCTTCCTGCAGCTGGACAAGAAGATTGACTACGCCGCCGCCGACCAGACGCAGGTGGACTTAATCTTCGGCGTGCTGGTCCCCAACGACGCCGCCCAGCAGAAGCCGCACTACCTGGAGGCGCTCGCCGAAACGCTGCTTGACGACAAAATAATTCGCGCGCTGAGAAGGCGCTACCCCGCAAGCAAAATATACGAACTGTTGACGCAAAACGGGCAATAA
- the lptA gene encoding lipopolysaccharide transport periplasmic protein LptA has product MEAETGELDERARKSVYRGNVVIRQGSLRLTGDTMTMTYTEDRRLQQAIVEGRPATYRQRPEHADGYDEARASRIEYYPQKGRVILSGEVVVEQQNIEFRGGWVEYDTVNSRVLARGDRAGDDKVRVTIEPPAPEEAAE; this is encoded by the coding sequence ATGGAAGCGGAAACGGGCGAACTTGATGAGCGCGCCCGAAAATCCGTATATCGGGGCAACGTGGTCATCCGTCAGGGAAGCCTGCGCCTGACCGGCGACACCATGACCATGACGTACACCGAGGATCGCCGTCTGCAACAGGCCATCGTCGAGGGACGGCCGGCCACGTACCGCCAGCGCCCGGAACATGCCGACGGCTACGACGAGGCCCGGGCCTCGCGGATCGAGTATTACCCGCAAAAGGGCAGGGTCATCCTGAGCGGCGAGGTGGTCGTGGAACAGCAGAATATCGAATTCCGCGGCGGATGGGTCGAATACGACACCGTCAACAGCCGGGTGCTGGCGCGCGGCGACCGCGCCGGGGACGACAAGGTCCGGGTCACGATCGAGCCGCCGGCGCCGGAGGAGGCCGCGGAGTGA